CCATATGATGAAACACCTGATCAGCTTCGAGCGATTACCGAAATCAAAAAAGACATGGAGCAGAACCGGCCTATGGATCGGCTGCTGTGCGGTGATGTCGGTTACGGGAAAACGGAAGTGGCCGTTCGCGCTGCGTTTAAAGCAGCGATCGAAGGGAAGCAGGTTGCGGTACTAGTACCGACGACGATTTTGGCCCAACAGCATTACGAGACGTTTCGGGAGCGTTTTGCCAATTATCCGATCAACATTCAGGTGCTGAGCCGTTTCCGGAGCCGTAAGGAGCAGAATGAGACGATCAAGAAAGTAAAGCAGGGCTCTGTCGATATTTTGATTGGGACGCACCGATTGCTGTCGCAGGATATTGTGTTCAAGGATCTGGGACTGCTGATTGTGGATGAAGAGCAGCGGTTTGGCGTTACGCATAAGGAGAAATTGAAGAAGCTGAAGACCAATGTCGACGTACTGACGCTGACGGCAACGCCGATTCCGCGTACGCTGCATATGTCGATGCTCGGCGTTCGGGATTTGTCCGTGATCGAGACACCGCCGGAGAACCGTTTTCCAGTGCAGACTTATGTCGTAGAGCATAGCCAGACCCTGGTGCGGGAAGCCATCGAGCGAGAGCTGGCCCGGGGCGGTCAAGTTTACTATCTCTACAATCGGGTTCAGGGCATTCAGGAGATGGCAGCCCAGATATCCATGCTGGTACCGGAGGCCCGAGTGGGTGTGGGACACGGGCAAATGTCGGAAACGGAACTGGAAAAGACCATTCTCGACTTCCTGGACGGCGAACACGACGTATTGGTTAGTACGAGCATTATTGAGACGGGTGTGGATATCCCGAATGTAAATACGCTTATCGTGCATGATGCGGACAAAATGGGCCTCTCCCAGCTGTATCAGCTGCGCGGACGCGTCGGACGTTCCAACCGGATCGCTTATGCTTATTTCACGTACCAGCGGGATAAGGTGCTGACCGAAGTGGCCGAGAAGCGGCTGCAGTCCATTAAAGAATTTACGGAGCTTGGCTCCGGATTCAAGATTGCGATGCGGGACCTGTCGATTCGCGGCGCGGGCAATCTGCTCGGAGCGGAGCAGCATGGCTTTATTGCTTCCGTCGGGTTCGACCTGTATTCACAGATGCTGGCGGAGGAGATACAAAAACGCAAAGTCAGCATGCTGGGCGAGCCGCCATTGCCATCGAAGGACTGGAACACTTCCATCGATCTTGGGATTGATGCTTATTTGCCGTCAGATTACATTTATGACAGCATCCAGAAGATCGAAATTTATAAAAAAGTGGCTGTCGTTTCGTCTATCGACGAATCGGCGGAGCTTGAGGATGAACTGCTTGACCGCTTTGGCGAGCTGCCGCTTGCGGTAAGTAACCTGCTTGCTGTATCCCGCTTGAAGGTATATGGTCGTACGTACGGGATCGACTCCATTATCCAGCGCGGCGACGATGTGCTGCTGCAGTTTTATGAAGGGCAGGATAAGACGGTTGATACAGCAGGACTTGCGCAAATTGGAAATATGTTCGAAAGACGTGTACAATTTGAACAAGGGCCGACGATGGCCATTCGAATCAAAGGCAAGGGACTTTCCGATCAACAACTGTTAGAATTGCTGGAGCAATTCCTGGAGGCCGCAAAAGGGCCATTCAACCTGAAGGGAGAACTACAAAATGCCGTCAAGAAATAACAAGGCATGGAAGACGTTTATGGTATCCATCACAGCAGTGCTATCCATGTCGATGATCGCTGCGTGCGGAAACGACAAGACTAAGGGAACCGAAAATGATAATAGCAAAGTTATTGTCAAATATAAGGGTGGAGAGATTACCGAGAAGGAATTTGATCTGGAACAGCGCATGATTCAGTTCATGTCCCCGGAATACGCCCAATTTTTACAAATGGATGAATTTAAAGAGTATTTGGCGAAACAGGGGGTAGCCTATGAATACCTGTACGCCAAAGCTGACGATAAAGCGAAGGAAGCTGCCGGGAAGCAAGCGGACGATTTGTTAAAGCAGCAGAAGAGCGGAATGGGCGAGGAGCAGTTTAAAGCTGCTCTAGAATCGCAGAAATTGACGGAAGACGATCTCAAAAATTATATGCTTCGCGTCATGACCGTTATGGAATATGAGAAGAGTCAGGTAACCGAAGAGAATATCAAGAAGGAATTCGAGGCGAACAAGAAGGATTACACCAACATTAGCGTTCGTCATGTCCTGATTGGTTTTAAGGATGCGGAAGGCAAGGAAAGAGCGGAAGGCGAGGCGCTCAAAATTGCCAAGGAAGTACAGTCCAAGCTGAATAAAGGCGAGGACTTTGCTGCGGTCGCTAAGAAATACTCCGAGGATCCGGGCTCCAAGAACAGCGGAGGCCTGTATGAGAACAAACCGGCAGGCACTTGGGTACCGCAGTTCAAGGAAAAGGCGCTGACGCTTGAGCTTAATAAGATCAGCGATCCGGTAGAAACTGACTACGGTTACCATGTCATGAAAGTAGAGAAGCGCGAGGAAGTGTCTTACGACAAGCTGCCTGCCGATCAGAAGGAAGGCATTCGTAATGAACTTGCCTCGGCGAAGATCGACAACTTTATGCAGAATGAGCTCAACGACCTGATTGAGAGCATGAATCTTCCGAAGAGTGAGAACGCGGACAAGCCTGCCGAAGGCACAGGAGACCAGAAGAAAGACGGTACCACTGACAAACCTGCCGAAGGTGATCAAACACCGGATGCAGGCAAGGAAGACACGGGTAAATAAGCCCGCAGACAAGGTCCGGCAATTGATATTGTAATGCGCTGCGGGTAATGCTGGATGTTACGGCTAGCGCATGATCAAATGGTGGGATCTTCGAATCCATAACGTGCGAAATCGCGCGTTATGGATTTTTTCTCCCCTGACATCCGTCTCTTTCGAATGATATTTATTTTTGGATTTCGCAACCAACAGAGGGTAGATGATGTATAAGGAATTGGGAATGGATGAATACTATGGTCAGACATTAACTCTTATATACCTGGGGACATCCTCTTCCCGAATGGAACAGTAGTTGAAAAATCTTCTTATGAAAGTGGGGCAACAAGTGACATGAAAGCTACTGGTATCGTCCGCCGTATTGATGACCTCGGGCGCGTGGTCATTCCAAAAGAAATTAGACGCACACTGCGGATTCGCGAAGGTGACCCGCTGGAAATTTTCGTTGACCGGGATGGAGAAGTCATTCTGAAGAAATATTCACCGATCGGTGAATTGGGCGATTTTGCGAAGGAATACGCAGAGTCCCTTTATGAGAGCACAGGTCACATCACGATCATATCGGACCGTGATACATTTATCGCCGTAGCAGGCGGCTCCAA
Above is a window of Paenibacillus sp. FSL K6-1330 DNA encoding:
- a CDS encoding peptidylprolyl isomerase, whose product is MPSRNNKAWKTFMVSITAVLSMSMIAACGNDKTKGTENDNSKVIVKYKGGEITEKEFDLEQRMIQFMSPEYAQFLQMDEFKEYLAKQGVAYEYLYAKADDKAKEAAGKQADDLLKQQKSGMGEEQFKAALESQKLTEDDLKNYMLRVMTVMEYEKSQVTEENIKKEFEANKKDYTNISVRHVLIGFKDAEGKERAEGEALKIAKEVQSKLNKGEDFAAVAKKYSEDPGSKNSGGLYENKPAGTWVPQFKEKALTLELNKISDPVETDYGYHVMKVEKREEVSYDKLPADQKEGIRNELASAKIDNFMQNELNDLIESMNLPKSENADKPAEGTGDQKKDGTTDKPAEGDQTPDAGKEDTGK